The Deinococcus ruber genome segment CCCATCGCCCCGATCCAGAAGGAGTATTACAACGCCTCGGTGCAGCAGTACCCCTACGACCCGGCCAAGGCCAAAGCGCTGCTGGCGCAGGCTGGCTGGAAACCCGGCCCCGACGGCGTGCTTCAGAAGGACGGCAAACCGTTCGTCATCAGCATGCCCACCGCGTCGTATCAGCAGCTCGTGCCGATCACGCTGCTGGTGCAGCAGTACTGGAAGAACATCGGCGTGGTCGCAGACGTGAAGACCACCGACTGGAACTCGTACATTCAGCAGGTCATCGTGAAGCGCGAATATCAGGCGTCTGCGGCGTGGTGGTCTACGCCCGCCGATCCGGACGTGCTGCCGTACTACGATTCCAGCGCCGCCAACGTCGGCAACAACATTCCGAATTACAAGAACCCCAAGCTCGACGCGCTGCTGGAGCAGGGCCGCAAGACCAGTGCCGTGCTGCCCCGGCGCATCGCCTACAACAACGCCCAGGCGCTGATGGCTAAAGAGCTGCCGTACCTGTACCTGTGGTATCCGCAGAGCATCACCGCGTACAACAAGCGGCTTCAGGGCATGCGCGGCATCACGCAGGCTGCCGATTTCCAGTACGCCAACGAATGGTACGTGAGCAAATAACACAGCGGGGATGAGCCTACCGAGCAGCAAAACAGAGGGTCTGTAGAAGCTGGAAGGAGAAACGATGCTGGGTTTTCTGGGTCGCCGACTCGGGCAGGGCCTGGTGGTGCTGCTCCTGATTTCACTGGTGACGTTCTTTCTGATCAATCTCGCGCCGGGCGGCCCCAGTGCGGCGTCCAAATTCGAATCCACTGCCGAGGAGCGGGCCGCCATCACCAAGCAGCTCGGCCTCGACCAGCCGGTCACGGTGCGCTACGGGCTGTGGGCCGCTCAGGTGGTGCAGGGCAGGTTCGGCAACAGCCTGAACGGTGGGCAACCCATCGGGCCGATGGTGGTGCAGCGGCTGGCGACCACCGCGCAACTGGGGCTGGCAGCGCTGCTGCTGTCCATCCTGATCGGCATTCCGCTGGGCATCCTGACGGCGATGCGGAAAAACAGCGTGCTCGACCATCTGGTCAATGCCCTGAGCACCCTGGGTATGAGCATTCCCGATTTCTGGACGGGCATCGTGCTGATTCTGCTGTTCTCGGTGACGTGGCACGTGCTTCCGGCGTCGGGCATGGCCGACTTCAGCAGCGGCTTTTCACTGGTCGAGTGGCTGCGACATCTGGCGCTTCCAGCCAGTGTGCTGGCCTTCGTGATGCTGCCGAACCTGCTGCGCTTCACGCGCTCGTCGCTGCTGGAAGTCATGAACGCCGACTACCTGCGAACGGCCCGTGCCAAGGGCGTCACCGAGTTCTGGGTGATCTTCAAGCACGCCCTGCGAAACGCCTTCGTGCCGATTGTCGCCATGATCGGTCTGCTGCTGCCCGCGCTGCTGAGTGGCTCGGTGATCGTGGAAAGCGTGTTCGGGCTGCCGGGCATGGGCCGCCTGGCCGTCGATGCAGCGCTCGGACGCGACTACAACACCATCATGGCCGTGACGCTGGTTGCCGGAGCCATCGTCATCTTTACCAATCTGCTGGTCGATCTGGCGTATTCGGTCATCGATCCGAGGATTCGCCGTGATTGAGGTCGCGACCCGTTCTCCTGCCGCACCCGTCAAGCGGCGCTCGTCTGGCCTGCTGCGGCGGCTGCTGCGCCACCCGGTCGGTCTGAGTGCCTTGGTGGTGCTCGTGCTGCTGTACGGGGCGGCGTTCCTGGGGCCGTTGTTCTATACCGCCTCTCCCACCCTGACCGACCCGCTCAATGCCACTGCCGATCCGTCGGCGCAGCACCTGCTGGGTACCGACGACCTGGGACGCGACGTGCTTTCGCGGCTGCTGTACGGTGGGCGCATCACGCTGCTGATCAGCATCATCTCGATGATGGTGGCGCTCAGCATCGGCTCGCTGATCGGGGCGTTGGCGGGGTTTTACCGGGGCTGGACAGAAACTGTTCTGATGCGTCTGGTCGATACCTTCATGGCGATTCCCAGCTTCTTTCTGATTCTGGCGGCCATTTCGGTGCTGGGAAACAGCCCGCCCGTGGTGGTGATCGTGGTCGGACTGGGCTTCTGGCCGCAGGTGGCCCGCATCGTTCACGCCGAGGTCAGCAAGATTCGCAACTACGAATTCGTGGAGGCCGGGCGTGCGCTGGGAGCCAGTGGCAGCCGCCTGATCTGGCGGCACGTCTTTCCGCAGGCATTGCCATCGGCGGCAGTCCTGACCACCCTGGGTATCGCGTGGTCGATTCTGACCGAAACCGGCCTGAGTTACCTGGGACTCGGCATTCAGCCGCCGCTGGCATCGTGGGGCAACATGCTTCAGAACGCCCAGACGTACTTCTGGACGAAGCCGGTGCTGGCGGTGTACCCGGGCGTGATGATCGCGCTGGCGGTGCTGTGCTTCAACCTGCTCGGCAACGCCCTGCGCGACCTGACCGATCCGAGGGGAAGCAAATGAGCGAGTCACAGCTGGCTCCGGCCTGGTGGACTTCGGTGCAGCAGGAACTCGCCCCGCTGATGCCGGGCCTGCGGGTGGCGTTCTATGCGTCCGGCGGCGCACCGTACCACCATGCCGCGCTGGTGGCGCACTGGGGCGGCGTGCCGGTGCCGCTCAGCGCCGACGCCATCGCCACGGGCGCACTCGCGGGTTTCGACGTGCTGATCGTTCCCGGCGGTGGCCTGTACGGCATGAGCGGTCTGCTGGAACCACTGGGCAACGACGGAGCCGCCCGAATTCGCGCCTGGGTCGAAGCGGGCGGCCTGTACATCGGCTCGTGTGCGGGGGCGTATCTGCCTGCCCACTGGCCCGAGTCGTTCGCGCAGCAGCACCCCCGGCAGCAGGCCCTGCAACTGCTGGACGTGCCGATGGCAAACGCTGCCGATGCGGGCCTGGGCGGGCTGGACTCGCCGGGTGTGGGCGTGGTGCGGGCGCAGCGGGTGCCAGAACACTGGCTGACGGCGGGCCTGCCCGACCACTTCGAGGTGGTGCATTACAACGGCCCCTGCTTTCTGCCGACCACCGCGACCGGCGTGACTCGGCTGGTGGGTTACGGCAGCGCCTTCACGCCCTGGGAGCACGCCCAGACACCCGACGCGCCGGGCGAGGTGCTGATTGACCGTCTGATCCGGCAGGGTGCGTGCAACGTGGTCGCGGGGTCCTGCGGCGAAGGCACGGTGGTGCTGTTCGGCTCGCATCCGGAATTTGGATTCGGGGCCGTGCAGCTCGGCTGGGGCGTGGCCGCCAGGATGTTCGGCAACGCGCTGGGGTATCAGGCGCGGCGCGTCGGAGCGGCACACGCTGAAGAACGGCACGACCTTTCAAAATCGGGTCCCACCCCCGACCTGCCCCGGCTGGCCGACGACTTTCTGCGGGCCAGCACACGCCTTGCCGGGCATTCGCTGCCCGACGCCGCGCTGCCCGGTGCGCCCGGCTTTCTGGGCAGAACGGCTCCGGCGCTGGCCGCAGAAAGTCTGGCGGAAGCCTCTCAGCTGTGCCACCGCATCGGCGTGGCGCTGCACGGGCTGGCGCGGGCCTCACCGGTGCCGGATCATCTGGCCCACTGGCTGTTCAGTACGCCTGAGGGCACGCAGGATTACGGCTTCGTGGGTCTGGCGCAGCTCGCCGCTCAGATTCACCACCTGATCGACCTCGCGCAGCAGCGTCTTCAGCATTCGGCAGACTTCACCTCGCCCTACGGCGACTGGGACCAGCACCCGTATCACCTGCTCGCCAGCTCGTACCTCAGTGCGGCGGGTATAGCCGCCAGCGCCGCGCTTGCCACCGGCACGCTGATTTCTCTCGGCCACTACGACCTTCCAAGCCCCTACGACCTGTTCAGCCCGGACAGCTCTGCACACACAGGAGTGAACGCATGACCGACATCAAAGAAGGTCCCAGCAGCCAAGCTCAGCCCGCCGAAGCCATGCAGCAGA includes the following:
- a CDS encoding ABC transporter permease is translated as MLGFLGRRLGQGLVVLLLISLVTFFLINLAPGGPSAASKFESTAEERAAITKQLGLDQPVTVRYGLWAAQVVQGRFGNSLNGGQPIGPMVVQRLATTAQLGLAALLLSILIGIPLGILTAMRKNSVLDHLVNALSTLGMSIPDFWTGIVLILLFSVTWHVLPASGMADFSSGFSLVEWLRHLALPASVLAFVMLPNLLRFTRSSLLEVMNADYLRTARAKGVTEFWVIFKHALRNAFVPIVAMIGLLLPALLSGSVIVESVFGLPGMGRLAVDAALGRDYNTIMAVTLVAGAIVIFTNLLVDLAYSVIDPRIRRD
- a CDS encoding ABC transporter permease, translating into MIEVATRSPAAPVKRRSSGLLRRLLRHPVGLSALVVLVLLYGAAFLGPLFYTASPTLTDPLNATADPSAQHLLGTDDLGRDVLSRLLYGGRITLLISIISMMVALSIGSLIGALAGFYRGWTETVLMRLVDTFMAIPSFFLILAAISVLGNSPPVVVIVVGLGFWPQVARIVHAEVSKIRNYEFVEAGRALGASGSRLIWRHVFPQALPSAAVLTTLGIAWSILTETGLSYLGLGIQPPLASWGNMLQNAQTYFWTKPVLAVYPGVMIALAVLCFNLLGNALRDLTDPRGSK
- a CDS encoding BPL-N domain-containing protein, whose translation is MSESQLAPAWWTSVQQELAPLMPGLRVAFYASGGAPYHHAALVAHWGGVPVPLSADAIATGALAGFDVLIVPGGGLYGMSGLLEPLGNDGAARIRAWVEAGGLYIGSCAGAYLPAHWPESFAQQHPRQQALQLLDVPMANAADAGLGGLDSPGVGVVRAQRVPEHWLTAGLPDHFEVVHYNGPCFLPTTATGVTRLVGYGSAFTPWEHAQTPDAPGEVLIDRLIRQGACNVVAGSCGEGTVVLFGSHPEFGFGAVQLGWGVAARMFGNALGYQARRVGAAHAEERHDLSKSGPTPDLPRLADDFLRASTRLAGHSLPDAALPGAPGFLGRTAPALAAESLAEASQLCHRIGVALHGLARASPVPDHLAHWLFSTPEGTQDYGFVGLAQLAAQIHHLIDLAQQRLQHSADFTSPYGDWDQHPYHLLASSYLSAAGIAASAALATGTLISLGHYDLPSPYDLFSPDSSAHTGVNA